In Topomyia yanbarensis strain Yona2022 chromosome 2, ASM3024719v1, whole genome shotgun sequence, one DNA window encodes the following:
- the LOC131679749 gene encoding uncharacterized protein LOC131679749: MKVMIFGATCSPSCAQYVKNHNAQRFQDRFPRAAEAIVKEHYVDDMLTSVETEEEAIKLAKEVQFVHAEAGFEIRNWLSNSNQVLRELQATPGVKSMNLLSEMGTEKVLGLWWCTVTDSFTFKVSPRINAELLNGHIIPTKRQILSTLMMIYDPLGFLANFLMFLKILLQEIWRSGVNWDEPINSEQREKWLTWVQVLPRVEMVRVPRCYRTRSSISERNSIQLHVFVDASENGVAAVCYLRFEEGGVVECALVGAKTKVAPLRFVSIPRLELQAAVIGARLANSITESHKLKPMQRFFWTDARDVLCWLNSDHRKYSQFVAVRISEMLELTEQHEWNWIPSKLNVADEATKWQKLPDLAPTSRWFRGLEFLWGPKEGWPDNISKFGDTIEEKRVKVLHHFEERAIFEWEKFSRWKRLLRHVAFVKRFPANIRKKIVKQPVESGPLSHEELKEAELTILKFVQDSEFAREIQHLRKSNPLPWKNVLPKNSSLYKLSPILEVDGLVHMKGRIDACEFVEECTKRPILLPKCHPVSDLIIASIHQRYCHMNHQTALNEIKRRFYIPKLRSVYNRVRKRCQLCKIRQAKPAVPEMSALPPMRLKAFCRPFSYVGIDYFGPMHVAVGRRTEKRWGVLITCLTVRAIHLEIAHTLTTDSCILAIRNFIARRGSPLEIFSDRGTNFVGASRELKQALQQIDQDKLMEHFTTTDTKWSFNPPASPHFGGVWERLVQSVKKALKHLQLTRTPTDELLRNMLAEIELIINSRPLTELPLDDELSSPLTPNHFLLGSSDGSKPPVTFEDSSYALKHTWKMSQVYANRFWKRWIADYLPMLTRRTKWFCPAKPIEVGDIVVLVDETLPRNCWPKGRIIDAIWSKVGQV, encoded by the coding sequence ATGAAGGTGATGATATTTGGGGCAACGTGTTCGCCGAGTTGCGCGCAGTATGTAAAAAACCATAATGCACAACGATTCCAGGACCGATTTCCAAGAGCAGCTGAAGCGATAGTGAAGGAACATTACGTCGATGATATGCTCACTAGTGTGGAAACGGAAGAAGAGGCGATAAAGTTGGCGAAAGAGGTCCAGTTCGTCCATGCTGAGGCTGGTTTCGAAATACGCAACTGGCTGTCAAACTCAAATCAAGTACTGCGGGAGTTGCAAGCGACACCAGGTGTAAAAAGTATGAATCTGTTGAGCGAGATGGGGACAGAAAAAGTTCTGGGCTTGTGGTGGTGTACTGTTACTGATTCATTCACCTTCAAAGTATCCCCAAGGATTAACGCGGAACTACTTAACGGTCATATTATTCCGACAAAGAGGCAGATCTTAAGCACGCTAATGATGATCTATGATCCTTTGGGATTCTTGGCAAACTTCCTGATGTTTCTGAAGATATTGCTTCAGGAAATATGGCGTAGCGGTGTGAATTGGGACGAGCCAATCAACAGTGAACAGCGGGAGAAATGGCTGACGTGGGTGCAAGTTCTTCCGAGAGTAGAGATGGTTAGGGTGCCCAGATGTTACCGGACGAGGAGTAGCATCAGTGAACGAAATTCGATTCAGCTCCATGTCTTCGTTGATGCGTCTGAGAATGGAGTTGCTGCGGTATGTTATCTGCGTTTCGAAGAAGGTGGCGTCGTGGAATGTGCACTAGTCGGGGCAAAAACAAAAGTAGCTCCACTGCGATTTGTGTCAATACCCAGACTGGAACTGCAGGCAGCAGTAATCGGCGCCCGCTTGGCGAACAGCATCACGGAGTCGCACAAATTAAAACCTATGCAACGATTCTTCTGGACGGATGCGCGAGATGTTCTTTGTTGGCTAAACTCTGATCACCGGAAATATAGCCAGTTTGTAGCGGTACGAATCAGTGAGATGTTGGAGTTGACGGAGCAACATGAATGGAACTGGATCCCATCAAAATTGAACGTTGCGGACGAGGCTACAAAATGGCAAAAGTTACCGGACCTGGCTCCTACAagtcgttggtttcgtggactgGAATTCCTGTGGGGCCCCAAAGAGGGTTGGCCtgataatatatcaaaatttggtGACACAATAGAAGAAAAACGTGTAAAAGTACTACATCACTTCGAAGAACGTGCGATATTCGAATGGGAGAAATTTTCCAGATGGAAACGGTTGCTACGTCATGTGGCTTTTGTGAAACGATTCCCAGCTAATATACGCAAGAAAATCGTCAAACAACCTGTTGAAAGCGGTCCCCTATCCCATGAGGAACTAAAAGAAGCAGAGCTGACTATACTTAAGTTCGTTCAAGATTCCGAGTTTGCCAGAGAGATTCAACACTTAAGGAAATCTAATCCATTGCCATGGAAGAACGTGTTGCCCAAAAATAGTTCATTGTACAAGCTTAGCCCAATTCTTGAGGTAGATGGGTTAGTTCACATGAAAGGTCGCATAGATGCTTGCGAATTTGTGGAAGAGTGTACGAAACGCCCGATATTGCTGCCTAAGTGCCATCCAGTTTCGGATCTTATTATCGCCAGCATTCACCAACGATACTGCCACATGAACCACCAGACGGCGCTCAACGAAATCAAGCGTCGGTTCTATATTCCGAAACTTCGTTCGGTGTATAATCGTGTTCGTAAGAGATGCCAGCTTTGCAAAATCCGCCAGGCAAAACCAGCCGTCCCTGAAATGTCCGCTCTACCACCAATGCGGTTGAAAGCCTTTTGTCGGCCATTTTCATATGTAGGCATTGATTATTTTGGGCCGATGCACGTGGCTGTTGGCAGACGCACCGAAAAACGTTGGGGTGTGTTGATTACTTGTCTCACTGTTCGAGCAATACACCTCGAAATTGCGCACACCCTCACAACAGATTCATGCATCTTGGCCATTAGGAATTTCATAGCCAGAAGAGGTTCCCCCTTGGAGATATTTAGCGATCGCGGAACGAATTTTGTTGGTGCAAGCCGTGAATTGAAACAGGCACTACAGCAGATAGATCAGGACAAGCTGATGGAACATTTCACTACAACGGATACAAAATGGTCATTCAACCCGCCAGCTTCTCCGCACTTTGGTGGCGTATGGGAACGCCTCGTTCAGTCAGTGAAGAAAGCCTTGAAACACCTACAACTCACACGCACACCTACCGATGAACTATTAAGAAACATGTTGGCAGAAATCGAACTAATTATCAATTCTAGACCGTTGACTGAATTGCCACTAGACGATGAGCTATCATCGCCGCTAACCCCGAACCATTTCCTACTCGGGTCATCAGACGGTTCTAAGCCACCGGTCACATTCGAAGACAGTAGCTACGCCCTGAAGCACACATGGAAGATGTCGCAGGTCTACGCAAACAGGTTCTGGAAACGCTGGATAGCTGATTACCTGCCAATGTTAACGAGGAGAACAAAATGGTTTTGTCCGGCGAAGCCCATAGAAGTGGGAGACATTGTCGTGTTGGTGGACGAGACACTTCCAAGAAATTGTTGGCCGAAAGGACGAATCATCGACGCCATCTGGTCCAAGGTTGGCCAGGTTTGA
- the LOC131679750 gene encoding uncharacterized protein LOC131679750, giving the protein MSKANRIKGSWPGVSCKACNDPDNSRMVCCDDCGLWYHFKCVGVDEGIEDVDWSCATCEAKRTANSASVIITVPVQGGAEPRSEENQVQNEQLKQFQLKMDQMQNKFEEQQRAYEKLLREKDRELQNAVSDLHHQFQRRMEKREKQIREELVVPSGVPPPNANSTTLGTEIRATGDVYKAIERMERQLMEMARKQDVQTKCLENRVKAMEIGESIPPRNDLAIEEETVNTAHELSRSQLAARHAVAKELPYFSGNPEEWPLFIATYESTTRMCGYSDEENLLRLQKSLKGKALEVVRSRLLYPAGIEGVINTLRTLFGRPEVIVHSLVCKIREMPAPKTEKLGTLIDFGVAVQNMCATIVACGLNEHLCNVALLQELVERLPPTIKLDWARFRHALNAVTLSDFSKWLGTLVEAACTVTVPSSISSYAGKPEKRGRREEVHVHVETTSSPSLVPVVPFRTTPKPAFTQCVLCHGECGNIGSCKMFREMDIDARWAALKQHKLCRKCLTKHFGACTVRQACGKNGCTYMHHQLLHDEARYQRRELQQASLPRGSSETSVETCNTHSSNVGKVLFRYVPVLLHGRGKSVSTFAFLDDGSSVTLMEHSLLKELDIQGEPYPLCLDWTSDYQRQEMNSVKLGLEISGIHDTKVHRIPKVHTVQRLALPRQTLALDELQLRYPYLHDLPADSYYNVEPRILIGIDSFHLGHTLDSREGKKNEPIATRTRLGWIVFGPCSVIPQISYMAHHSFHVCQCCERNDAELHKTVKAYFALDSIGIGHNIKPLLSKDDERAQQLLKSLTHVKDRRYETGLLWRNDDVRLPDSKPMAARRLSCLEKRMQRDPEMAESLKEKIRDYERCGYIVRLTEKQLSKKYPRVWYLPIFPIVNPNKPGKLRIVWDAAAKVAGVSLNSFLLTGPDLLLCYPCFIAFANSELPLPGIYGKCSYK; this is encoded by the coding sequence ATGTCGAAAGCCAATCGGATAAAAGGCTCCTGGCCAGGTGTGAGTTGTAAAGCCTGTAATGATCCAGATAACAGCCGGATGGTTTGCTGTGACGACTGTGGTTTATGGTATCACTTCAAGTGCGTGGGCGTTGATGAAGGCATCGAGGATGTGGACTGGAGTTGTGCAACATGCGAAGCTAAACGTACAGCTAACAGCGCATCCGTCATCATTACGGTACCTGTACAGGGTGGAGCGGAACCAAGGTCAGAGGAAAACCAAGTGCAAAACGAGCAACTTAAGcagtttcaactaaaaatggatCAGATGCAGAATAAATTTGAAGAACAGCAGCGGGCCTACGAGAAGCTACTTCGTGAAAAAGACCGCGAGTTGCAGAATGCTGTCAGTGATTTGCACCACCAGTTTCAGCGTCGAATGGAGAAGCGAGAGAAGCAAATACGAGAGGAGTTAGTTGTTCCATCCGGTGTTCCTCCACCTAACGCGAATTCAACGACTTTAGGAACGGAAATCCGAGCAACGGGCGACGTGTATAAAGCGATCGAGCGGATGGAAAGACAACTTATGGAGATGGCAAGAAAGCAAGATGTCCAAACGAAGTGCCTTGAGAACCGAGTGAAAGCGATGGAAATCGGTGAATCTATCCCACCGAGGAATGATCTTGCGATCGAAGAAGAAACAGTGAACACGGCTCACGAGCTCAGCAGAAGTCAACTTGCCGCACGGCACGCAGTTGCGAAAGAACTTCCTTATTTCTCAGGCAATCCGGAAGAATGGCCTCTGTTCATTGCTACTTATGAGAGTACTACCAGGATGTGCGGTTATAGTGATGAAGAAAACCTACTTCGACTTCAGAAAAGCTTGAAGGGAAAAGCTCTAGAAGTAGTGCGGAGCCGTTTGTTATATCCAGCAGGGATCGAAGGTGTCATAAACACGTTAAGGACGTTATTCGGCAGGCCGGAAGTGATTGTACACTCATTAGTATGCAAGATTCGGGAAATGCCCGCGCCGAAGACAGAGAAGCTTGGAACTCTGATCGATTTTGGCGTCGCCGTCCAGAATATGTGTGCAACGATCGTGGCTTGTGGTCTAAACGAGCATCTTTGCAACGTGGCACTCCTTCAAGAGCTCGTCGAGAGACTGCCACCAACTATTAAGCTCGATTGGGCGAGATTTCGTCATGCACTAAATGCGGTTACACTGTCGGACTTTAGCAAATGGCTTGGTACGCTCGTGGAAGCGGCATGCACAGTAACGGTTCCGTCGTCAATAAGCAGCTACGCAGGCAAACCAGAGAAACGAGGTCGAAGGGAGGAAGTGCACGTACATGTCGAGACGACTTCTAGTCCATCTCTTGTTCCAGTGGTTCCTTTCAGGACTACGCCGAAGCCAGCGTTTACTCAGTGTGTCCTTTGTCACGGAGAATGCGGAAATATAGGCTCATGTAAAATGTTTCGGGAAATGGATATCGATGCTCGGTGGGCAGCACTGAAGCAGCACAAGTTGTGTCGTAAATGTTTGACAAAACATTTCGGAGCGTGTACGGTTAGGCAAGCTTGCGGAAAGAATGGTTGTACTTACATGCATCACCAATTGTTACACGATGAGGCCAGATATCAACGACGAGAGCTTCAACAAGCATCACTTCCTCGTGGTAGTTCAGAGACATCCGTCGAAACCTGCAACACGCATTCAAGTAACGTAGGAAAGGTATTGTTTCGATACGTCCCGGTGCTTCTACATGGACGAGGCAAGTCTGTCAGTACGTTCGCCTTTCTGGACGATGGTTCATCGGTCACACTTATGGAACACAGTTTGCTAAAAGAACTAGATATTCAAGGTGAACCGTATCCTTTGTGTCTCGATTGGACATCAGACTATCAACGGCAGGAAATGAATTCCGTTAAGCTTGGTTTGGAAATTTCGGGAATACACGACACTAAAGTGCATCGGATTCCCAAAGTTCATACTGTCCAAAGGCTGGCATTGCCAAGGCAGACCCTTGCTTTGGATGAATTGCAGCTTCGCTATCCATACTTGCATGATCTTCCGGCGGATTCATATTACAATGTCGAACCAAGAATATTGATTGGAATCGATAGTTTCCATTTGGGGCACACGTTAGACAGCAGAGAGGGGAAGAAAAACGAGCCGATTGCCACCAGAACACGCTTGGGATGGATAGTGTTTGGACCCTGCTCTGTAATACCCCAAATTAGTTACATGGCACATCATAGTTTTCATGTGTGCCAGTGTTGCGAGCGAAACGATGCTGAGCTGCATAAAACGGTGAAAGCATACTTCGCCTTGGATAGCATTGGGATCGGGCACAACATCAAGCCACTCCTATCAAAGGATGATGAGCGAGCGCAGCAGTTATTGAAATCTCTAACTCACGTTAAAGACAGAAGGTACGAGACAGGATTGCTCTGGCGCAACGATGATGTCCGACTGCCTGATAGCAAACCTATGGCTGCGAGACGGCTGAGCTGCTTGGAGAAGAGAATGCAACGAGACCCTGAAATGGCTGAATCGTTAAAGGAGAAGATTAGAGATTACGAGCGATGCGGATATATCGTGAGACTGACTGAGAAACAACTATCCAAGAAATACCCGCGTGTCTGGTATCTGCCAATTTTCCCCATAGTAAATCCCAATAAACCAGGAAAACTACGAATAGTTTGGGATGCGGCTGCGAAGGTTGCGGGAGTATCGTTGAATTCGTTTTTACTTACTGGGCCGGATTTACTTCTCTGTTATCCGTGCTTCATCGCTTTCGCGAATTCAGAATTGCCATTACCGGGGATATACGGGAAATGTTCCTACAAGTGA
- the LOC131681279 gene encoding uncharacterized protein LOC131681279, with protein MGKHVTIALFTVTLVIAQMVVEGAKDTKEKHIKYKEKDMMRKSIVYDKNTPDVFYCPTNKPTGMDKMIVRSRPLLKLCEYEGKPLPEDYKSDCYKDLDESDYACKEKYRIMMRMHPPGSDAPFNGSRLSRFLEMDEDMQRIKSKRHNKLT; from the exons ATGGGTAAACACGTGACAATTGCACTTTTCACCGTGACCCTCGTCATCGCACAGATGGTCGTCGAAGGTGCCAAAGATACCAAAGAAAAGCACATCAAGTATAAGGAGAAAGATATGATGCGAAAATCCATTGTGTACGATAAGAATACACCGGATGTTTTCTATTGTCCCACGAACAAGCCGACCGGAATGGACAAGATGATTGTGAG gTCCCGCCCGTTGCTTAAACTGTGTGAGTATGAAGGAAAGCCCTTACCAGAGGACTACAAATCCGACTGCTATAAGGATCTGGACGAGAGCGACTACGCGTGCAAGGAGAAATACAGGATTATG ATGCGTATGCACCCACCCGGTAGCGACGCTCCCTTCAACGGATCCCGCCTGAGCCGATTCCTCGAGATGGATGAGGACATGCAAAGAATCAAGTCCAAGCGGCACAACAAACTGACCTGA